A genomic segment from Pediococcus acidilactici encodes:
- a CDS encoding SufD family Fe-S cluster assembly protein translates to MKPAMAIPLNKTTTASYPRILGIRYDPAAFNLPDSSSAAWDWEANAEALQAINAAGGAVRRINGSTTELTGLTQLLASTNNQFVQQHLQDPLQGVVISLPAHAEISPALNLTLRTESALPVEWTVWFDLGDHSRLTTKLTLDLAGEVPQSNCLIGGTLADESNLTLITDTQSHQATQSLLLGDFVSARDANLDWSLWPQTKGQLLGDLNVTLAGTGSRATLNLARYGYQDDWVGIRGQIKHLGQHTFSRINMRGVLYENSRVNFTSIGQIDHGASDADADQESRLMTVEPHAKGSVNPVLVIDENDVRAGHAASVGQYDEDELYYLQSRGLPMATAKQILIDNFMEPIWRLHNGEVG, encoded by the coding sequence GTGAAACCAGCCATGGCGATCCCCTTGAATAAAACGACGACCGCAAGCTATCCCCGGATTTTAGGAATTCGGTATGACCCCGCAGCTTTTAACTTGCCGGATTCTTCCAGCGCCGCTTGGGACTGGGAGGCCAACGCGGAAGCTTTGCAAGCCATTAATGCAGCGGGGGGCGCGGTCCGGCGCATTAATGGTTCGACAACGGAGCTAACGGGGCTAACCCAATTACTAGCTTCTACGAACAACCAATTTGTGCAGCAACACTTGCAAGACCCATTGCAGGGTGTGGTAATCAGTTTGCCGGCCCATGCGGAGATTTCGCCAGCGCTAAACTTAACCTTGCGAACGGAGTCAGCTCTTCCCGTGGAATGGACAGTTTGGTTTGATTTAGGGGACCATAGTCGGCTGACCACGAAGTTAACGCTAGATTTAGCGGGAGAAGTGCCCCAATCCAACTGTTTGATTGGGGGAACCTTAGCGGACGAAAGTAATTTGACACTCATCACCGACACGCAAAGTCACCAGGCTACTCAAAGTTTATTGCTAGGTGATTTTGTGAGTGCTCGGGATGCTAACCTCGATTGGTCCTTGTGGCCGCAAACGAAGGGCCAGCTGCTAGGTGATTTAAACGTAACGCTTGCTGGAACCGGCAGTCGGGCAACCCTTAACTTGGCGCGTTACGGCTACCAAGATGACTGGGTAGGCATCCGCGGTCAAATTAAACATTTGGGCCAACACACTTTTAGTCGAATCAACATGCGGGGAGTTTTGTACGAAAATTCCCGGGTCAACTTTACGAGTATTGGCCAAATTGATCATGGGGCCAGTGATGCGGACGCGGACCAGGAAAGTCGGTTAATGACCGTAGAACCGCATGCTAAAGGAAGCGTTAACCCGGTCTTAGTGATTGACGAAAACGACGTCCGGGCCGGCCACGCCGCTAGTGTCGGCCAGTATGACGAAGACGAACTTTACTACTTACAAAGTCGGGGGCTGCCGATGGCGACGGCAAAGCAAATTTTGATTGATAACTTTATGGAACCGATTTGGCGTTTGCACAACGGGGAGGTTGGCTAA
- a CDS encoding cysteine desulfurase, with translation MTDYQGLTYLDNAATTPMPEEVLAVIDEYYRFNKVNVHRGIYQLAGRVTSAYEAVREQIAQWLHAPQPESVVFTSGTTDALNQVAFGYAQPRLQPGDEIIVSVLEHHSNLVPWQRVAAQTGARLRMVGMESQGNLDYAQLAELINTHTKVVALTMVSNVLGTVVDVAKVAQLVHQYDGVLVVDAAQAVAHLSIDVTAMDADFLAFSGHKMFGPTGIGVLYGKLAQLEEMEPVRFGGEMVDLVTPTSATFQPLPIRLEAGTPNVAGVLGLGAAVKYLEKQDFTAIQKHEARLMQFLLTELQEVPEVKIYGPLDYQQRVGVVSFNVGKHHAHDVATILDASGVAVRAGHLCAEPLMQALNVSSVVRASFTFENQVADLQRLVDAVEQVGRILS, from the coding sequence ATGACGGATTACCAAGGCTTAACTTATTTGGACAACGCGGCGACCACCCCCATGCCAGAGGAAGTTTTAGCGGTAATTGACGAGTATTACCGGTTTAACAAGGTTAACGTCCATCGGGGAATTTATCAGCTTGCGGGCCGGGTCACTAGCGCTTATGAAGCGGTTCGCGAACAAATCGCCCAGTGGCTGCATGCTCCCCAACCAGAGTCGGTCGTTTTTACTAGCGGGACTACCGACGCGTTAAACCAGGTTGCCTTCGGCTATGCACAGCCGCGGTTGCAGCCGGGTGACGAAATTATCGTCAGTGTACTCGAACACCATTCTAACCTAGTGCCTTGGCAACGGGTGGCTGCCCAAACTGGGGCACGCCTGCGAATGGTGGGAATGGAATCGCAAGGTAACTTGGATTATGCTCAATTAGCAGAGCTTATCAATACGCATACCAAGGTAGTTGCGCTTACGATGGTTTCCAACGTGCTGGGGACGGTGGTTGACGTGGCAAAGGTTGCCCAACTAGTCCATCAGTATGATGGAGTCTTAGTTGTGGACGCTGCCCAAGCGGTCGCCCATTTGTCAATTGACGTTACCGCCATGGACGCTGATTTTCTCGCGTTCTCCGGGCATAAAATGTTTGGTCCCACGGGGATTGGGGTGCTCTATGGCAAGCTAGCTCAGTTAGAGGAGATGGAACCGGTCCGTTTTGGCGGCGAAATGGTGGACTTGGTTACGCCAACTTCGGCAACTTTTCAGCCGTTACCAATCCGTTTAGAAGCAGGGACCCCCAACGTTGCTGGCGTATTAGGGCTAGGAGCGGCCGTGAAGTATCTGGAAAAACAGGACTTTACCGCTATCCAAAAGCATGAAGCACGCTTAATGCAGTTTTTGCTTACCGAACTCCAGGAAGTGCCGGAAGTTAAAATTTACGGCCCGTTAGATTATCAACAACGGGTGGGAGTGGTTAGCTTTAACGTCGGTAAACACCACGCCCATGACGTGGCCACCATTTTAGATGCTTCGGGAGTGGCCGTGCGCGCCGGACACCTGTGTGCGGAACCATTAATGCAGGCTTTGAACGTTAGTAGCGTCGTGCGGGCGAGCTTTACCTTTGAAAATCAGGTTGCCGATCTGCAACGCTTAGTGGACGCGGTAGAACAAGTGGGACGAATTTTATCATGA
- a CDS encoding SUF system NifU family Fe-S cluster assembly protein, whose translation MNNLQELYQKIILNHAKNPVGYGKVLHANCVGALRNPECGDEITVYAEVDAQRIQQLGFTGTGCVISMASASMMVAQLNGRTLADARKLWENFQNLVLQKDCDSDQLGDLAAFASLHQFPTRVRCGTLAWHALAEGLKEKGEVFDG comes from the coding sequence ATGAACAATTTACAAGAGTTATACCAAAAAATTATTTTGAATCACGCTAAAAACCCGGTGGGCTATGGAAAAGTACTCCACGCAAATTGTGTCGGGGCGTTGCGCAATCCCGAATGTGGCGACGAGATTACGGTTTATGCCGAAGTTGACGCACAACGAATCCAGCAACTGGGTTTCACGGGGACGGGCTGTGTGATCAGCATGGCATCGGCAAGTATGATGGTTGCGCAATTAAACGGCCGCACGTTAGCGGATGCCCGCAAACTCTGGGAAAATTTCCAAAATTTAGTGTTACAAAAGGATTGTGATTCCGATCAGCTGGGGGATTTAGCAGCTTTTGCTAGTTTGCACCAGTTTCCGACGCGGGTGCGGTGCGGTACCTTAGCGTGGCATGCACTCGCAGAAGGTTTAAAGGAGAAGGGGGAAGTTTTTGATGGATGA
- the sufB gene encoding Fe-S cluster assembly protein SufB, whose product MDEVSPTQPGNFKDEWGPMDDVQPVFSTGVGINEETIQAISRAKQEPQWMLDLRLQAYQIYQSMPMPSFGPDLSEIDLNEIKYFQRATDHIARNWEDVPDEIKTTFERIGVPEAERKYLAGSAAQYESEAVYHNLKQDLESQGIIFMDTDSALKQHPELVRQYFGKLIAASDNKFAALNTAVWSGGTFLYVPKNVHADVPIQSYFRINAGRTGQFERTLIIVDEGGSVNYVEGCTAPNYAEDSLHAAVVEVFVKKDAYCCYTTIQNWSTNVYSLETKRAQAEANSTMEWVDGNLGSKVTMKYPSIYLTGAGATGSMLSIAAAGANMHQDTGAKMIHLAPNTHSTIVSKAICHNGGRADYRGLIKYTKAAKRAKSHVECDTILMDQDSASDTFPVNDIETSDGTIEHEAHVLKISEAQLYYLKSRGLDEATASQLIIMGFLEPFTKQLPMEYAVELDRLIKFQMEGSIG is encoded by the coding sequence ATGGATGAAGTCAGTCCAACGCAACCAGGAAATTTTAAGGACGAATGGGGACCGATGGATGACGTCCAGCCGGTCTTTTCAACCGGGGTCGGGATTAACGAGGAAACCATCCAGGCCATTTCGCGGGCGAAGCAAGAGCCCCAATGGATGCTAGACTTGCGGTTACAGGCCTACCAAATTTACCAATCCATGCCCATGCCGAGCTTTGGGCCAGACCTTAGTGAGATTGATTTGAACGAAATTAAATACTTCCAGCGGGCAACGGATCACATTGCTCGCAACTGGGAGGACGTGCCCGACGAAATCAAGACTACCTTTGAACGAATTGGGGTTCCAGAAGCCGAACGAAAGTACTTAGCCGGTTCGGCGGCACAGTATGAATCCGAAGCGGTTTACCACAACCTTAAACAGGACTTAGAAAGTCAGGGAATCATTTTTATGGATACTGATTCAGCTTTGAAACAGCATCCGGAACTAGTCCGACAGTACTTTGGTAAATTAATTGCCGCAAGCGATAATAAGTTTGCCGCCTTGAATACCGCCGTTTGGTCGGGCGGAACTTTTTTATATGTGCCGAAAAATGTGCATGCCGACGTGCCGATCCAAAGCTACTTCCGAATTAACGCGGGTCGGACGGGCCAGTTTGAACGAACCCTAATTATCGTCGACGAAGGCGGCAGCGTTAACTACGTTGAGGGATGCACCGCACCGAATTACGCGGAGGATAGTCTGCACGCCGCGGTTGTAGAAGTGTTCGTTAAAAAGGATGCCTATTGTTGCTACACAACGATTCAAAATTGGTCAACGAACGTGTACAGCTTAGAAACCAAGCGGGCCCAGGCCGAAGCAAATAGCACCATGGAATGGGTCGACGGCAATTTAGGCTCAAAGGTCACCATGAAATACCCCAGCATTTACCTAACGGGCGCGGGCGCCACCGGTTCAATGCTGTCGATTGCGGCGGCGGGTGCCAACATGCACCAGGATACCGGCGCCAAGATGATCCATTTAGCGCCGAATACCCACAGCACGATTGTTTCAAAAGCAATCTGCCATAACGGCGGTCGGGCGGACTACCGGGGATTGATTAAGTACACTAAGGCGGCCAAACGGGCTAAGTCCCACGTAGAGTGCGATACGATTTTGATGGACCAAGACAGTGCCAGCGATACTTTCCCGGTTAACGACATCGAAACGAGCGACGGCACGATTGAACACGAGGCCCACGTTTTGAAAATCTCTGAAGCCCAACTGTACTACTTGAAGAGTCGGGGATTAGACGAAGCGACCGCCTCCCAGTTAATTATTATGGGATTTTTGGAGCCCTTCACTAAGCAATTACCAATGGAATACGCCGTGGAATTAGACCGGTTGATTAAGTTTCAGATGGAGGGCAGCATTGGATAA
- a CDS encoding MarC family protein encodes MHLVQAFLLSFTAFFAIMNPFANLPMFVSLTADNSRKEINAIARLAFIVATVIVVLFAFLGNYIFTIFGINLAALRIMGGIILGLIGYHMIQGNVSPIQHDPEKSVKDSVNSSNTNVAISPLAMPILAGPGTIATTMNLASGTNPFIVVAAFVVLAVIAYFIFIYGEQIMDKLGNNIMNVITKLMGLILATIGVKMLIVGVQAAFHL; translated from the coding sequence ATGCATTTAGTTCAAGCATTTTTACTTTCATTCACCGCATTTTTTGCAATTATGAACCCCTTTGCTAACTTGCCGATGTTCGTCAGTTTGACTGCTGATAACAGTCGCAAGGAAATCAACGCGATTGCCCGGCTGGCTTTTATCGTGGCGACCGTCATCGTAGTGTTGTTTGCCTTTCTCGGAAATTACATCTTCACCATTTTTGGCATCAACCTTGCCGCGCTTCGCATCATGGGCGGGATCATTTTGGGATTGATTGGTTACCACATGATTCAAGGTAACGTTTCGCCGATCCAGCACGATCCCGAGAAATCCGTTAAGGATTCCGTCAACAGTAGTAACACCAACGTCGCGATTTCTCCGCTAGCCATGCCAATTTTGGCCGGCCCTGGAACCATTGCTACCACCATGAACTTGGCTAGTGGAACCAACCCCTTCATCGTCGTGGCCGCGTTCGTTGTTTTAGCAGTCATTGCCTACTTCATTTTTATCTACGGTGAACAAATCATGGACAAGCTGGGCAACAACATCATGAACGTGATCACCAAGTTAATGGGGCTGATTTTAGCAACCATCGGCGTCAAAATGCTGATTGTGGGTGTGCAAGCCGCCTTCCATCTTTAA
- a CDS encoding ArgE/DapE family deacylase translates to MLSENQEYLKILADLIKIKSVNDHELEVAEYLKDLFQKNDIHSEILPLKGQRANLVAEIGSGAPVLAVSGHMDVVDPGNLAAWDSDPFTMTEKDGKLFGRGITDMKAGLAALVIAMIELKKQGLPKKGTIRLLATAGEEVGEEGSAAFYRDHYMEDADGLLIAEPSSTYGTTSEQKGSFDIKFTSKGTSVHSSTPEKGYNALVPLMQLLNEANEYFETIPAGEMGPVRFNIDVLNGGNQINSIPDSATALINVRTIPEYDNDQVAKKIETLVKTYNDAGAQISTETIMNEFPIATSPSNQLVKTIQSIGKEYAGREIVVAASPGITDASNLAKDKPNDFPFAVYGPGDGSQHQVNESLPKKMYFDFIEIYQKLFMKFLEK, encoded by the coding sequence ATGCTTTCAGAAAATCAAGAATATTTAAAAATTTTAGCTGATTTAATTAAAATTAAGTCCGTTAATGACCACGAATTAGAGGTCGCAGAATATCTAAAAGATTTATTCCAGAAAAATGATATTCACTCCGAAATTCTCCCGCTTAAAGGTCAACGTGCTAATTTAGTTGCTGAAATCGGTAGTGGTGCTCCCGTCCTCGCCGTTTCGGGGCACATGGACGTTGTTGATCCCGGAAATTTAGCAGCGTGGGATAGCGATCCATTTACGATGACTGAAAAAGATGGCAAGCTCTTTGGTAGAGGAATTACAGATATGAAGGCTGGTTTAGCGGCTTTAGTAATCGCCATGATTGAATTGAAAAAACAAGGATTACCTAAAAAAGGCACCATCCGCTTGCTTGCAACTGCCGGAGAAGAAGTTGGTGAAGAAGGTTCCGCAGCCTTTTACCGTGACCACTATATGGAAGACGCGGACGGTTTGCTGATCGCCGAACCTTCCTCAACTTACGGCACTACTTCCGAACAAAAGGGTTCTTTTGATATTAAATTTACTTCTAAGGGTACTTCTGTGCATAGTTCGACACCTGAAAAGGGTTATAACGCCCTAGTTCCTTTGATGCAACTACTAAATGAAGCTAACGAATATTTTGAAACAATCCCTGCTGGAGAAATGGGCCCGGTAAGATTCAACATTGATGTTTTAAATGGTGGAAATCAGATTAATTCCATCCCTGATTCAGCCACGGCCTTAATCAATGTTCGGACCATTCCAGAATATGATAATGACCAAGTAGCCAAGAAGATTGAAACATTGGTTAAAACCTATAATGACGCCGGCGCACAAATTAGCACGGAAACAATCATGAATGAGTTCCCAATTGCGACGAGTCCTTCAAACCAATTAGTTAAAACTATTCAATCAATCGGTAAGGAATACGCTGGACGTGAGATTGTCGTAGCTGCTAGCCCGGGGATTACCGATGCTTCTAACTTAGCAAAGGATAAACCAAACGATTTTCCTTTTGCAGTATATGGCCCAGGTGACGGCTCACAACATCAAGTAAATGAAAGTTTACCTAAAAAGATGTACTTTGATTTCATTGAAATCTACCAAAAATTGTTTATGAAATTCCTTGAAAAATAA
- a CDS encoding NADP-dependent oxidoreductase: protein MKAITIREYGDVNQLHEEELAIPQIANDEVLVKIKNTSINPIDWKARMGLLKQMYDWQFPVVLGWDLSGVITKVGKDVKDFKVGDEVFARPDIYEDGTKGTYAEYAAVKEDKLALKPANVSFEEAAAIPLAGLTAWQVIVDRLKVQKGDKVLIQAGAGGVGIFAIQIAKHLGAYVATTASAKNAEFLKGLGADEVIDYHEHKIEDVLQDYDAVFDTINASDEGLAILKPTGKLVTIAGHPTQQQQEAHPSATAWWLQPNGKQLAELGDLVAKGEVKVIIDSTFPLTEDGLRAAHERSQTNHARGKIVINVG, encoded by the coding sequence ATGAAAGCAATTACGATTAGAGAATACGGGGACGTTAACCAACTTCACGAAGAGGAATTAGCGATTCCGCAAATTGCGAACGACGAAGTTTTAGTTAAGATCAAGAATACTAGCATTAACCCAATTGACTGGAAAGCGCGTATGGGGCTTTTGAAGCAAATGTACGATTGGCAATTTCCAGTGGTTTTGGGATGGGACCTTTCGGGCGTGATTACCAAAGTTGGTAAGGACGTTAAGGATTTTAAAGTTGGCGACGAAGTATTTGCCCGTCCTGACATCTATGAAGATGGGACGAAGGGAACCTACGCGGAATACGCGGCGGTTAAGGAAGATAAACTAGCGCTGAAGCCAGCCAACGTCTCGTTTGAAGAAGCAGCGGCAATCCCATTGGCGGGGCTCACCGCATGGCAGGTAATCGTAGACCGTTTAAAGGTGCAAAAGGGCGACAAAGTTTTAATTCAAGCCGGAGCCGGCGGCGTGGGTATTTTTGCGATCCAAATTGCTAAACATTTAGGTGCTTACGTGGCCACTACTGCCAGTGCTAAAAACGCGGAATTTTTGAAGGGCTTAGGGGCTGATGAAGTGATCGACTACCATGAACACAAGATCGAAGACGTCCTTCAAGATTACGACGCCGTTTTTGACACAATTAATGCTTCAGATGAAGGCTTAGCAATTTTGAAACCAACTGGTAAGTTAGTGACGATTGCCGGACATCCTACCCAACAGCAACAAGAAGCGCATCCTTCAGCAACGGCCTGGTGGCTCCAACCTAATGGCAAACAGTTAGCCGAATTAGGTGATTTAGTGGCAAAGGGCGAAGTTAAGGTGATCATTGATAGCACGTTCCCGCTTACGGAAGATGGTCTTCGAGCCGCACACGAACGTAGCCAAACGAACCATGCGCGGGGGAAGATTGTTATTAACGTGGGGTAA
- a CDS encoding ATP-binding protein yields the protein MLSSVKISNFYSINEPITLHLDFPINRAERLHDNTIYTYHNIEGRKRVILNGAFIYGSNASGKSNFLKGFQFIHDLIASNQEFKTASSSQSSINIYPFLLSEKKIDPAANFEVNFIIPFKFKGKLRSSKVKYVLQYDVRSNIVLSERLSYQKVQKTNLSAQINLFKRDSSEINFEESSKEIENILKKISQENIKFNSLFFYLLNDINAEFYKTEIDSYEYALIAQVYNEIADGFSLVKNREGESDEFIKKIQKDSKFKERILETLNDFDFSISNFKIHDLTGEFLSTLAAKEDDFTSDEDGEGLVNRTKLVDMLKKQKFLVVETLHKAGTKKEYFPLKVESSGTKRFIGESLKLSNALLNNHLFIKDEFDSKYHLKIQEAILEKFKPENNNEFSQFIITTQNPLLLNPKDWAMEQINFVEKSRKKQESNMYSLSDFKGITYNNHSWINLYLEGRFGAIPEVFF from the coding sequence ATGTTATCATCAGTCAAAATATCTAATTTCTACTCTATAAATGAACCAATTACTTTGCATTTAGACTTTCCAATAAATAGAGCTGAACGTTTACACGATAATACAATTTATACATATCATAATATTGAGGGAAGAAAGAGAGTTATATTAAACGGAGCATTTATATATGGATCAAATGCTTCCGGTAAATCTAACTTTCTTAAGGGCTTCCAGTTTATTCATGATTTGATAGCGTCTAACCAAGAATTTAAAACTGCCAGTAGTAGTCAGAGTAGTATAAATATTTATCCTTTCCTTTTATCAGAAAAAAAAATAGACCCTGCGGCCAATTTTGAAGTGAACTTCATTATACCTTTTAAATTTAAAGGGAAACTACGGAGTTCAAAAGTGAAATACGTTCTACAGTATGACGTTAGATCAAATATTGTACTTTCTGAAAGGTTAAGCTACCAAAAAGTACAAAAAACAAATTTATCTGCACAAATTAATTTATTTAAACGCGATAGTAGTGAAATCAATTTTGAAGAAAGTTCTAAAGAAATAGAAAATATACTAAAAAAAATTTCTCAAGAAAATATAAAATTCAACTCTTTATTCTTTTATTTATTGAATGATATTAATGCTGAATTTTATAAGACTGAAATTGATTCTTATGAGTATGCATTGATAGCTCAAGTTTATAATGAAATTGCAGATGGCTTCTCGTTAGTTAAAAATAGAGAAGGTGAGTCAGATGAATTTATAAAAAAAATACAGAAAGATTCAAAATTTAAAGAACGCATTTTAGAAACGCTAAATGATTTTGATTTTTCAATTTCTAATTTTAAGATACATGATTTAACTGGTGAATTTTTAAGTACCCTTGCGGCCAAAGAAGATGATTTCACATCAGATGAGGATGGTGAAGGGTTAGTTAATAGAACTAAACTGGTTGATATGTTAAAAAAACAAAAATTTTTAGTTGTTGAAACTTTGCATAAAGCAGGCACAAAGAAAGAATATTTTCCGTTAAAAGTTGAATCCAGCGGGACGAAACGCTTTATAGGCGAATCACTTAAATTATCGAACGCATTATTAAATAACCATTTATTTATAAAAGATGAATTTGACAGTAAATATCATTTAAAAATACAAGAAGCAATTTTAGAGAAGTTTAAACCAGAAAATAATAATGAATTTTCACAATTTATTATTACGACGCAAAATCCGTTGCTTCTAAATCCCAAGGATTGGGCCATGGAGCAGATTAACTTTGTTGAAAAAAGTAGAAAAAAGCAGGAATCTAACATGTACTCATTAAGTGACTTTAAAGGAATTACCTATAATAATCATAGTTGGATTAACCTTTATTTGGAAGGTAGATTCGGTGCGATACCCGAGGTGTTCTTTTAA
- a CDS encoding RloB domain-containing protein, with translation MANWQLKMYTYRQKSDFIKQLRNERKNKDSQDLFFVILDADLGANPSPKEIVIRSKQIYEEYKRMKEKNKKVKFILSSRCWEVWMCMHKERPYMKPFSTQEELNKDVHETYQKEKQWYKEKTDFLFKSCKQASRNSKLSRNAQKLTLIDFEKVESIQNFFKKCTQQATFVDILVDELNEKIV, from the coding sequence ATGGCTAACTGGCAATTAAAAATGTACACGTATAGGCAAAAAAGTGATTTTATTAAACAACTAAGGAACGAGAGAAAAAATAAAGATAGTCAAGATTTATTTTTCGTTATTTTGGATGCTGATCTCGGTGCTAATCCATCTCCAAAAGAAATTGTTATTAGGTCTAAACAAATATATGAAGAATATAAAAGAATGAAAGAAAAAAATAAAAAAGTCAAATTTATTCTGTCATCTCGTTGCTGGGAAGTGTGGATGTGTATGCATAAAGAAAGACCGTATATGAAACCCTTTTCCACACAGGAAGAATTAAATAAAGATGTGCATGAGACCTATCAAAAAGAAAAACAATGGTATAAAGAGAAGACAGATTTTTTATTTAAGTCGTGTAAACAAGCAAGTAGGAATAGTAAACTATCTCGTAATGCACAAAAACTAACGCTAATAGATTTCGAAAAAGTAGAAAGCATTCAAAACTTTTTTAAGAAATGTACACAACAAGCAACTTTTGTTGACATATTAGTTGATGAATTAAATGAAAAAATTGTATAA
- a CDS encoding transposase — protein MLNRVTTQVRIATMRQFQWNSREYRLLKYYWHLYLKPFNQLESKNPTWKSHLKDRLTSEQVVSEGISTNSDFSEVYFAVQSIADAIRHQDKEKLLQLLRAKTTNPYLRTLLNTFKTRVKSIVYALYSPLSNCRIEGTIRKIKQIRRTTYGYRNWQHLRDCIYIWNLYLKLKKENQSVNELIFFINTC, from the coding sequence ATGTTAAATCGTGTAACTACTCAAGTTAGAATCGCTACTATGCGCCAATTCCAATGGAACTCTAGAGAATATCGGCTTTTAAAATACTATTGGCATTTATATTTAAAACCATTCAATCAGCTAGAATCGAAAAATCCTACTTGGAAATCACATTTAAAAGATCGTTTAACTTCTGAGCAAGTTGTTTCCGAGGGTATTAGTACTAATTCAGATTTTTCTGAAGTCTACTTTGCTGTTCAATCCATCGCTGATGCCATTCGGCATCAAGATAAAGAAAAATTGTTACAGCTGCTTAGAGCCAAGACTACTAATCCATATCTTCGTACACTACTTAATACTTTTAAAACACGCGTTAAATCAATCGTATATGCTCTATATTCACCATTATCAAATTGTCGTATTGAAGGCACTATTCGTAAAATCAAACAAATTCGACGCACAACTTATGGATATAGAAATTGGCAGCACTTGAGAGATTGTATATATATATGGAATTTATATTTAAAACTAAAAAAAGAAAACCAATCCGTAAATGAATTGATTTTCTTCATCAACACTTGTTGA
- a CDS encoding transposase family protein has protein sequence MKADDNTSHTVIIQDNVLKSDSNIKILKVLEESKIFRIIGKLTYRLTTCSYCHQHSMVKNGLKTVYIRDIPFNNKPVIIQLAKQRFLCCACHHFIIAQTKLVDKHAQISKRLRITIIAKLVKDTSVKNIAQDLNLSPNTINRQITKIHNEFIHPFGTLPEHLSFDEVRTTNHQMSFLAINAENGNIISLLPNRISKNIIDHFERCYSLSSRKAVKSVVLDFNSSYHIFIKRLFLMLKLLPIDSILFKC, from the coding sequence TTGAAAGCAGATGATAATACGTCCCATACTGTCATTATACAAGATAATGTCCTTAAAAGTGATTCCAATATTAAAATTTTAAAGGTGCTGGAAGAATCTAAAATATTTCGTATTATTGGTAAGTTAACCTATCGGTTAACTACCTGTAGCTATTGCCATCAACACAGCATGGTAAAAAACGGTCTTAAAACAGTCTACATACGCGATATTCCGTTCAACAATAAACCCGTTATTATTCAATTAGCCAAACAACGCTTTCTATGTTGTGCTTGCCATCACTTTATTATTGCCCAAACTAAGTTAGTAGATAAACATGCCCAAATATCCAAACGCTTAAGAATAACTATTATTGCTAAGTTAGTTAAAGACACTTCTGTAAAAAATATTGCTCAAGATCTAAATTTATCCCCCAACACAATTAATAGACAAATTACCAAGATTCATAACGAGTTTATTCATCCATTTGGAACCTTACCTGAACATCTATCATTTGACGAAGTACGTACTACCAATCATCAAATGAGTTTTTTGGCTATAAATGCCGAAAATGGGAATATTATTTCTTTACTGCCAAATCGTATTTCTAAAAATATCATTGATCACTTCGAACGATGCTATAGCTTATCCAGCCGTAAGGCTGTTAAATCAGTTGTTCTTGACTTCAATTCTAGTTATCACATTTTTATTAAACGACTTTTTCTAATGCTCAAATTATTGCCGATCGATTCCATCTTATTCAAATGTTAA